A section of the Primulina eburnea isolate SZY01 chromosome 1, ASM2296580v1, whole genome shotgun sequence genome encodes:
- the LOC140806842 gene encoding uncharacterized protein: protein MSKNGLSHEYEVGVEYFLQFALRNANNPNAMPCPCAKCGNLKTKDIDTIRAHLCCNGIDLTYHTWIWHGERSKFENSMNDGDRVGQDERKYFTEEPISMVHGAYDSYAKNPNQFHKLLEDAEKPLYPGCVKFTKLSALVKLYNSKAKYSWSDKSFTDLLGLFGQMLPDDNELPLTLYDAKKSLCALGMDYVKIHACPNDCILYRKEYEDFTNCPICGMSRWKLGKNSTIIGGVPAKVLWYFPPIPRFQRWFQQKVISKELTWHADKRIRDGYLHHPADAPSWKVVDHNWPNFASEPRNLRLAISADVMNPHSLMSSAYSCWPIVMITYNLPPSLCMKRKFMMLTLLISGPKQPGNDIDVYLAPLIDDLKFLWDNGVDTYDAYRKEMFSLRAVLLWTINDFPAYGNMSGCIVKGYHACPICGEETYSTRLKHSRKIVYTGHRRFLPTSLPYRRQKKAFNRNQEFKLAPKPLTGYEVLERVERINYRLGKMSGKIKSNVGDEKSCWKKKSIFFELEYWKHLHFDMFLM, encoded by the coding sequence ATGTCAAAGAACGGGTTGTCACATGAGTATGAGGTTGGGGTAGAGTATTTCTTGCAGTTTGCATTGCGAAACGCTAACAATCCGAATGCAATGCCTTGCCCATGTGCAAAATGTGGTAATCTAAAGACGAAAGATATTGACACTATAAGGGCTCATTTGTGTTGTAATGGTATAGATTTAACATATCATACATGGATTTGGCATGGCGAAAGATCTAAGTTCGAGAACTCAATGAATGATGGTGATCGAGTAGGGCAAGATGAACGCAAATATTTTACCGAGGAACCTATAAGTATGGTACATGGTGCATATGATAGTTATGCTAAGAATCCAAACCAATTCCATAAGCTACTTGAAGATGCCGAGAAACCTTTATATCCTGGATGTGTTAAATTTACAAAGTTATCTGCACTTGTAAAATTATATAACTCGAAGGCAAAATATAGTTGGAGTGATAAAAGTTTCACTGATTTACTTGGTTTGTTTGGGCAAATGCTTCCAGATGACAATGAATTGCCTTTAACTTTGTATGATGCAAAGAAAAGCTTATGTGCTTTAGGGATGGATTATGTGAAAATTCATGCTTGTCCTAATGATTGTATCTTATACCGGAAGGAGTATGAGGATTTTACCAATTGCCCTATTTGCGGGATGTCAAGGTGGAAGTTGGGTAAAAATTCTACGATAATTGGAGGAGTTCCTGCAAAGGTCCTTTGGTACTTCCCACCTATTCCCAGATTTCAAAGATGGTTTCAGCAGAAGGTGATATCTAAGGAATTAACTTGGCATGCTGATAAAAGAATCCGTGATGGATACTTGCATCATCCAGCTGATGCACCCTCTTGGAAAGTAGTGGATCACAACTGGCCAAATTTTGCTTCCGAGCCAAGAAATCTAAGATTGGCCATATCAGCAGACGTCATGAATCCACATAGTTTGATGAGTTCTGCATATAGTTGTTGGCCAATTGTGATGATCACTTACAACCTTCCTCCAAGTTTGTGTATGAAGAGAAAATTTATGATGCTCACTTTGTTGATTTCTGGTCCCAAACAACCGGGAAATGATATTGATGTCTACTTAGCACCTCTAATTGAcgacttaaaatttttatgggaTAATGGTGTTGATACATATGATGCATATCGAAAAGAAATGTTCTCGCTTAGAGCTGTGTTACTATGGACGATCAATGATTTTCCTGCATATGGGAACATGTCAGGTTGTATTGTGAAAGGATATCATGCATGTCCAATATGTGGTGAAGAAACATATTCGACGAGGTTGAAGCATAGTAGAAAAATTGTGTATACAGGCCATAGAAGGTTTCTTCCTACAAGTCTTCCATATCGAAGGCAAAAAAAAGCATTTAACAGGAACCAAGAGTTTAAACTCGCACCAAAACCATTAACTGGGTATGAAGTTttagaaagagttgaaagaattaattaTCGTCTGGGAAAAATGAGTGGGAAGATTAAGTCGAATGTAGGTGATGAAAAATCATGTTGGAAAAAGAAATCTATATTCTTTGAACTAGAGTATTGGAAACATCTACATTTCGACATGTTCTTGATGTGA